GTGATATACTGGATAATGCATTTCAGGGTTATAATGCATGCATATTCGCCTACGGCCAGACAGGTAagcgaagcaacaacaacaacatctctGTCTAAGTAGTCTTGATCGTGACTCAATTCTCTGTACAGGTTCTGGCAAATCGTACACGATGATGGGCTCACAGGAGAGCAAGGGCATTATACCGCGACTCTGTGACAAACTGTTCTCGGCGATAGCGAACAAATCGACACCAGAGTTGATGTACAAAGTGGAGGTGTCCTATATGGAGATCTACAATGAGAAAGTGCACGATCTGCTCGATccaaagccaaacaaacagTCGCTAAAGGTGCGCGAACACAATGTGCTTGGCCCATATGTCGATGGATTATCCCAGCTGGCAGTCACATCGTATCAGGACATTGATAACCTCATGACCGAGGGCAACAAGTCGCGTACTGTGGCCGCCACTAACATGAATGCCGAATCCTCGCGCTCCCATGCCGTCTTCTCGGTGGTGCTAACCCAGATACTCACCGATCAGGCAACTGGCGTTAGTGGCGAGAAGGTCTCTCGCATGTCCCTCGTCGATTTGGCTGGATCTGAGCGTGCTGTCAAAACGGGCGCTGTTGGTGATCGCCTCAAAGAAGGCTCCAATATTAATAAGTGAGTTCTGACAATTATTTTGAAGTAGCATATTAAGTAATTCTATTTAATCTTCCCTTCTTAGATCGCTGACTACCTTGGGTCTGGTCATCTCTAAGCTGGCCGATCAATCGAATGGCAAAAAGGGTGCCAACGATAAATTTGTGCCCTATCGTGATTCAGTGCTTACCTGGCTGCTAAAAGACAATCTCGGCGGCAACTCCAAGACAGTAATGGTGGCCACCATTTCTCCGTCGGCGGACAACTACGAGGAGACGCTGTCCACGCTACGCTATGCGGATCGTGCCAAGCGAATTGTCAATCATGCCGTTGTCAATGAGGATCCCAATGCTCGCATCATTCGCGAACTGCGTCACGAGGTGGAAACGCTGCGCAGCATGTTGAAGCATGCCACCGGATCACCAGTGGGTGATGTGCAGGATAAACTCGCTGAGAGCGAGAATCTGATGAAGCAAATCTCGCAAACCTGGGAGGAGAAGCTGGTCAAAACCGAACGCATTCAAAACGAGCGACAGCAGGCACTGGAGCAGATGGGCATCAGCGTGCAGGCCTCGGGCATTAAGGTGGAGAAGAACAAGTACTACTTGgtcaatttaaatgcagatCCGTCCCTCAACGAGCTGTTGGTCTACTACCTAAAGGTAAGTTTGAATTGTTAAATCGAAGAATGAAAACATTACTCACCTTTTTAATATCTTTACTAGGAACGCACGTTGATTGGCGGCCGCAGCATTAGTGGACAGCAGCCAGATATTCAGCTATCAGGTCTTGGCATACAGCCGGAGCATTGTGTCATCACCATCGAGGACAGCGGACTATTTATGGAACCCGTTCAGGGTGCCCGTTGCTTTGTCAATGGTTCTGCGGCATCGGAGAAGACGCCGCTACAGAACGGCGATCGTATTCTGTGGGGTAATCATCACTTTTTCCGTGTCAACTCGCCCCGGGTGGGCAACAATGCCAGCATGTGTGCTTCAGAGCCCCAGACACCCGCACAACTCATCGACTACAACTTTGCACGCGATGAGATCATGCAAAATGAGCTTAGCAACGATCCCATACAGACAGCGATTGCTCGCCTTGAACGCCAGCACGAGGAGGACAAGCAGGTAGCGCTAGAGAAACAGAGACAAGAGTATGAGCGACAATTCCAACAGCTGCGCAACATTCTTTCGCCAAGCACACCCTACGCTCCATATGCACCCTACGATCCCCTGCGTATGGGCAAAGTGACGCCTAATACGCCTACCTCGCAAATGCGCGTAGAGAAATGGGCACAGGTAATTTAATATGAGATTAACGCAATTATTTCAGCAtctaataatattcattttttgcaGGAACGTGATGAAATGTTCAGACGTTCACTGGGACAGCTTAAGACGGACATTATGCGAGCCAATTCGCTGGTGCAGGAGGCAAACTTTCTGGCCGAGGAAATGGAGAAGAAAACCAAGTTCTCGGTGACCTTGCAAATACCGCCTGCCAACTTGAGTCCCAATCGAAGGCGTGGCGCATTTGTCAGTGAGCCAGCGATTCTGGTGAAGCGCACAAATTCAGGCAGCCAAATCTGGAGTATGGAGAAGCTGGAGAACAAGTTGATTGACATGCGAGAAATGTACCAGGAGCACAAGGAGCGCATACTCAATGGACTGGTGCGTCTTAATTCCTTTTCTGAATCACCCTTAATCCATTGTCTTTTGTACTAACCATAAAACTTTATGTGTACTCGTATAATTCGCACACGCATTCAATTAACCCCATGCTACAGCCCCTTATTGAGACATTCTCAGACGATGAGTTCGACGACAAGGTAATTAAAAGCGTCCCTAAACCGCCCATAAACAACACCATTTAACTCTAGAGCTTAAGCTGAATGAGAGACTGTAATTAAGTTGTTCATAATAATTGAGTTGTTTGCCGCATTGCAGGACGATGACAATGGCAAGCCACAGGATCCGTTCTATGAGTCGCAAGAGAATCACAATCTCATTGGCGTGGCCAACGTTTATCTGGAGGTGCTGTTCCATGATGTCAAGCTGGACTATCACACGCCCATTATTAGCCAACAGGGAGAAGTTGCCGGTCGACTGCAGGTGGAGATTCAACGCGTTGCCGGCCAAATGCCGCAAGATCGCATGTGTGAATCGGTGTCGGAAACGTCGTCGGCAGATTCGCGTGATGAATACGACGATCCCGTTGACCCGATGGCCAATCAAATCACCTGTCGTGTCACCATCAAATGCGCCTCCGGCTTGCCGCTCTCCTTGTCCAACTTCGTCTTTTGCCAGTACACATTCTGGGGCCATCAGGAGATGGTGGTGCCGGTGATCAATGCCGAGTCTACAGCGCACGATCAGAATATGGTGTTCAAGTTCGAGCATACCCAAGATTTTACGGTCAACATCAACGAAGAGTTCCTGGAGCACTGCATCGAAGGAGCTCTTTCGATTGAGGTCTGGGGACATCGCAGTGCCGGCTTCTCCAAGTCCAAGGGCTGGGAAgtggagcaacagcaggcTAAGGCTCGTTCCCTGGTCGATCGCTGGGCGGAATTGTCACGCAAAATCGAACTTTGGGTCGAGATACACGAGCTGAACGACAATGGCGAGTACTCGCCCGTGGAGGTAACCAATCGCAACGAGGTTCTCACTGGAGGCATCTACCAACTGCGGCAGGGACAACAGCGTCGTGTCAATGTGCGTGTCAAACCAGTGCAAAACTCTGGCACTTTGCCCATCATTTGTCAGTCCATCGTCAATGTGGCCATTGGCAGCGTGACGGTTCGTTCACGGTTGCAGCGTCCATTGGACTCTTATCAGGAGGAGGATCTGACAGTGTTGCGCGAGAAGTGGAGCGAGGCCCTGGGTCGTCGTCGCCAGTATTTGGAtcaacagatacagatgctgatcaagaaggaggagaagaacGAACAGGAACGCGAACGTGAGCTGAGTCTTGTACATCAATGGGTATCGCTGACCGAGGAACGCAATGCTGTGCTGGTGCCGGCACCAGGATCGGGCATTCCGGGCGCTCCTGCTTCGTGGGAGCCGCCGTCCGGCATGGAGCCTCATGTACCTGTGCTGTTTCTCAATCTAAATGGTGATGATCTCTCCGCACAGAATACCAACGATGAGTTGTCTATTTCGGGCATCAATTCGATTCTCTCCAAGGAACATGGCCACAAATTCTATACGCTGCAAATTCTACAGCATCTGGACAAAGACGTGTGCTGCGTGGCCAGCTGGGACTCGTCCATGCACGACAGCCAGGCGCTGAATCGCGTGACCGAGGCAAATGAACGCATCTATCTGATATTGCGCACCACTGTGCGTTTATCGCATCCTGCACCCATGGATCTTGTGCTTCGCAAGCGtctcagcatcaacatcaagaAGGGACAAACATTGACAGATCGTCTAAAGAAATTCCGCTTGGTGCGCGGCGAGAATGCGATTTGGCAGAGTGGCGTTACCTATGAGGTGGTCTCAAACATTCCCAAGGCTTCGGAGGAGCTGGAGGATCGCGAATCGCTGGCCCAACTGGCTGCCAGTGGCGATGATTGCTCGGCTTGCGATGGCGAAACTTACATAGGTAAGagttgaaaacaaattgatgaAGGGGTAGATAATAGATTCTAATAATTTCACTTCCTGTTCCTGCAGAGAAATATACTCGCGGCGTCTCGGCGGTGGAAAGCATATTGATCTTGGATCGTCTGCGTCAGAATGTCGCCGTCAAGGAGCTGGAGACGGCTCATGGACAGCCGCTGTCGATGCGCAAGACAGTGTCAGTGCCGAACTTCTCACAGGTATGTGACGACAGCGATGATGAGCTAAGCAAGCTATGCTTCCTAGTGTGCCTTTTGTGCTGCTTTCACCTCGCCACCCCTCACCAAGCCAGCAAAATTAAACTTGTACAATTCAAATATCTGACTAAAACGCAATTCTTTctcttttcacatttttctaTGCGCTTTCaccaaaactaaaaaacaaaaatctaacCAAATAACTCcaacaataaattgtattcTTCACACACCGCACAcaaaaaactaacaacaaactaaaactaaaactaaaacaacaacaaattaacaacaaaaatcttaaatcaaactTAAATTCGGCGCGCCTTATAAACTGCAATCTGTATATTGGCCTCCTATCTTTTTatcaatgtgtgtgcgtgcgtgtgtgtgcttctttatatatatctgtgtgtgtgttaactgcTTTTCACTGCGCACATAAAGGCGGTCAAAGACACCACCACGACCGGGAGTGTAAGTAATTTGTGTGCAATGTACTCGAAACACTGTAATCTATGCTTTCTAGATGTTACTACTTGCAATTTCAACTTTTACCTTTTGTTGTCTTGTAGCCTCTGTTTGTGtactttgtattttgttttgttttgttgtgtccTCCCCTCCAACCACCTGGTCATCCCACGCCCTTGCAAATTCCGTGTGGCTTTCAGTTTGCCAGctataatgtgtgtgtgtttttgtttttagtttcccgtttttggttttttattttcattatgttttctatttttatttttaatattcttttcatACATGGTAAATAACATTTTCCTGTTTAATATGCACACGTAATTTATGACACAAGAAACTCATAAATAAACTTACGCAGATTATGCGCTTCGATGCCTCGATGGAGTCGCTGCTGAATGTGGGTCGCTCCGAGTCCTTTGCGGATCTGAACAACACGGCGCTCGGCAACAAGTTTACGCCAGGTTTGGAAATTTAATACCATTCTTGCTTTCGACcatttgtttgcattattAATGGACTTTTCCGTTCGGTGTTTTTTCAGCACACAGCGGAGCAGGACCAGGAGCTGGAGGTGTCATACGTAATCGCCACAGCTTTGGTGGCAAGGGAAGCACCGACGACTCACCGGGCAAGGCCTTTGGCATTGGTGTGTATTCCCTTAGCAAACAAACAGCGAGAACTAACatcttttatttgaatatactcACCATTAATTTTCGAGCAACTATATCCAAACATATAACCAACGTTTTTTGATTCACAACAAacatatatatctatctaATATACTTAATTACTTAATGCTTATGCGCAGCAACTTGTTGAACTAtaaaacaaatagcaaaaccaaaaccaaatcaaatatCTAAATCAAAACCGTGCAACATAGTTGCTGTCATGTCCTAGAGCAAGGGATTTATCTTTGATTcgtatttacatatgtacctATTTATCAaagttgaatttgttttaGCGTAATTTATTATCCATATATTGTTCTTAACTAGTAGCGTATAAATTGTGTAACTTTAGGCACATTCTCTTCCAGTCTATACACAAAAGATAAATCCTTTTCCAAACTGTGTTATCACACACACTTTGTCAATGCTTTCCAACTGcttaaaaaccaaaacaaaagcaagcaaCTGCCTTTGCCGCTTCAACTTGTTTCATAACAGTTTAAAGTTTACTTCTTGCTTTGCTTCAATGCAAcacaaatagcaaaaaaaaaaccaaaatgttAAACTTTTAACTagccacaacaataactacaacaacagcaacaaaagcaactacaataacaacaccacAATTCGATCTGATGACTCGAGTCGAAATGCACATTAATTTTACCTTTATCACCAGAGCTTATCATATAAATTgacatacaaaacaaacatacCTATGTCATAAATACTACATCACAAGTcaacaacatacatacatcattTATGATCCTTCTGATTATATCTCTGGTTTATTTCACTTGTCATAATGTACTCTTTTCTGTGCTTTctcaacaatacaaaaaaaaaaaaccaaaaactataaaacaatttcaattttgaaaggCTCTATACTGTCAGGTAAAGGCTGGCCCTGCAAAGTgcataatataaattgattgaaattcattaattgTTAGTTGGAGTTTAAGTTTGTCTGTTGTTCACCATGCCACCAACCCCGCTCACCTCATTCAAGTCACTTTACACTCATTCAGTGTCATTCAATGTGTACACACAATTGTTGAATCTCATCAATGTCTTCATTTTTAGGGGGTATTAGTAAGTAACTTATGTAGTTTTATGTTAGTTCTGTTAGCTGTCGTCATCACTATCACATCTCATATACTGCTGCCATGTccttaaatcaaaatcaaaacactGACAATTTGCCATCATTCATTGTAGTAGtcttgtacatacatactattTATGATCGATGACTTTCCCCCTTTCAAAATCCATTCGTTGTGTTCATATTCATTGTACACCACACACTCGCAATAtaaaacacacagacagttTATAATTCCCAATTTGGTGCACCATTTCACAGCAGGCACGCACAGCACGAGTTTCGCACGAGCCGCGCATTTAGTTAACCAATTTGATTGCCTAGTGTTAACTATTAGTTAATAGCTTTAgtttctagttctagttctagttttAGTTAATTGTTACCACGTTTCCAATTTCGATTTGTTGTGTATGTTTGTTGGCGAGTTAGTCGCTAGAGTTATGTTTATTGAATCGCTCTCATCACATGTTTGTATAAATCATTGTAACTAAACATTAAAACATAATCATTGTCTTCCTTGATCCATGGAATGCAGCGCGCCCAACATTTTTGAATCTCAATTTGAACTTGAACACATTGAGAATTGCGCCAACAAAACGTATGTGGTTTGTGTAGCCCTAAGTCCCAACTGCTAAGCTTGAATTTATGTTCCTCAAGAGCCGTAACTAAAATTACATTCTTTCACTTTCTATGTAGCTTCTCCGGCCACGAGCAAACTGCTTGGCATGCGCATGACAACGTTGCACGAAGAGCCATTGGGTGGACATCGATCGTTGGATGAGGAGCCCGAAGACAGCTACAGTGATTCGGAATATGCTGCTGAATATGAGCAGGAACGGCAGCAGAACAGAGGCTTGGCCACACGCTCCCGTCTGACCGCTTCCAAGACCATGGACTCCTTCATGGACGTTAGCAGTCATTCGAATCAAAGCTACTTGAGTTACACATCCAGCGCCAATGCGAACATGAAGCACCTGACTGGACTGGCCACGCTCAGCATGAGCTCGTCCACCAGCAGCGGCTACGGCTCCCAGGCAGTGTCCTGCAACAATCTGAGCAATGAGGACATCACTTCTATGCGTTCCATGAGCATTGACGAGACTCCAGGTAAGCTAATAGATGACCTGATGAATTGAACAAACGATTTACACATTGTTATCCTTGTAGATTTCGATCGCATCAACTCAAATTCACCGCCAAAT
This is a stretch of genomic DNA from Drosophila albomicans strain 15112-1751.03 chromosome 3, ASM965048v2, whole genome shotgun sequence. It encodes these proteins:
- the LOC117572713 gene encoding kinesin-like protein KIF13A isoform X3; translated protein: MSSDKIKVAVRVRPFNRREIELGTKCIVEMDKQQTILQNPPTLEKMERKQPKTFAFDHCFYSLNPEDDSFASQETVFDCVGRDILDNAFQGYNACIFAYGQTGSGKSYTMMGSQESKGIIPRLCDKLFSAIANKSTPELMYKVEVSYMEIYNEKVHDLLDPKPNKQSLKVREHNVLGPYVDGLSQLAVTSYQDIDNLMTEGNKSRTVAATNMNAESSRSHAVFSVVLTQILTDQATGVSGEKVSRMSLVDLAGSERAVKTGAVGDRLKEGSNINKSLTTLGLVISKLADQSNGKKGANDKFVPYRDSVLTWLLKDNLGGNSKTVMVATISPSADNYEETLSTLRYADRAKRIVNHAVVNEDPNARIIRELRHEVETLRSMLKHATGSPVGDVQDKLAESENLMKQISQTWEEKLVKTERIQNERQQALEQMGISVQASGIKVEKNKYYLVNLNADPSLNELLVYYLKERTLIGGRSISGQQPDIQLSGLGIQPEHCVITIEDSGLFMEPVQGARCFVNGSAASEKTPLQNGDRILWGNHHFFRVNSPRVGNNASMCASEPQTPAQLIDYNFARDEIMQNELSNDPIQTAIARLERQHEEDKQVALEKQRQEYERQFQQLRNILSPSTPYAPYAPYDPLRMGKVTPNTPTSQMRVEKWAQERDEMFRRSLGQLKTDIMRANSLVQEANFLAEEMEKKTKFSVTLQIPPANLSPNRRRGAFVSEPAILVKRTNSGSQIWSMEKLENKLIDMREMYQEHKERILNGLPLIETFSDDEFDDKDDDNGKPQDPFYESQENHNLIGVANVYLEVLFHDVKLDYHTPIISQQGEVAGRLQVEIQRVAGQMPQDRMCESVSETSSADSRDEYDDPVDPMANQITCRVTIKCASGLPLSLSNFVFCQYTFWGHQEMVVPVINAESTAHDQNMVFKFEHTQDFTVNINEEFLEHCIEGALSIEVWGHRSAGFSKSKGWEVEQQQAKARSLVDRWAELSRKIELWVEIHELNDNGEYSPVEVTNRNEVLTGGIYQLRQGQQRRVNVRVKPVQNSGTLPIICQSIVNVAIGSVTVRSRLQRPLDSYQEEDLTVLREKWSEALGRRRQYLDQQIQMLIKKEEKNEQERERELSLVHQWVSLTEERNAVLVPAPGSGIPGAPASWEPPSGMEPHVPVLFLNLNGDDLSAQNTNDELSISGINSILSKEHGHKFYTLQILQHLDKDVCCVASWDSSMHDSQALNRVTEANERIYLILRTTVRLSHPAPMDLVLRKRLSINIKKGQTLTDRLKKFRLVRGENAIWQSGVTYEVVSNIPKASEELEDRESLAQLAASGDDCSACDGETYIEKYTRGVSAVESILILDRLRQNVAVKELETAHGQPLSMRKTVSVPNFSQAVKDTTTTGSIMRFDASMESLLNVGRSESFADLNNTALGNKFTPAHSGAGPGAGGVIRNRHSFGGKGSTDDSPGKAFGIASPATSKLLGMRMTTLHEEPLGGHRSLDEEPEDSYSDSEYAAEYEQERQQNRGLATRSRLTASKTMDSFMDVSSHSNQSYLSYTSSANANMKHLTGLATLSMSSSTSSGYGSQAVSCNNLSNEDITSMRSMSIDETPDFDRINSNSPPNRQARVNPFLKDMPKAKTLEAESKKLQQTLTHPLEQSESKENAQSDDECEQLQRNNNNNVNAKLPVTELPQESVQEQQPQPQQQEEEEEEQQPLTHATEHVTDNQNGNKSIEMDNSLDTSEIIESAEQQLEGDGIVREQLPEGKVMRRKKSTTQTPNNCDSSNNNNGNGNGNGNVNHTNHVTRNNQRASVAKMEGLGAYLDVNTSVMSSSTEVEDESKELDVSLPEWIVVGESVLIRPYNTSGVVSFVGTTHFQPGAWIGVELDTPTGKNDGSVQGIQYFQCKPKHGIFVRADKLLLDKRGRAMRAYKAAEKSNSISKEMSSSMTRSKSRGESLNVSARK
- the LOC117572713 gene encoding kinesin-like protein KIF13A isoform X4; the protein is MSSDKIKVAVRVRPFNRREIELGTKCIVEMDKQQTILQNPPTLEKMERKQPKTFAFDHCFYSLNPEDDSFASQETVFDCVGRDILDNAFQGYNACIFAYGQTGSGKSYTMMGSQESKGIIPRLCDKLFSAIANKSTPELMYKVEVSYMEIYNEKVHDLLDPKPNKQSLKVREHNVLGPYVDGLSQLAVTSYQDIDNLMTEGNKSRTVAATNMNAESSRSHAVFSVVLTQILTDQATGVSGEKVSRMSLVDLAGSERAVKTGAVGDRLKEGSNINKSLTTLGLVISKLADQSNGKKGANDKFVPYRDSVLTWLLKDNLGGNSKTVMVATISPSADNYEETLSTLRYADRAKRIVNHAVVNEDPNARIIRELRHEVETLRSMLKHATGSPVGDVQDKLAESENLMKQISQTWEEKLVKTERIQNERQQALEQMGISVQASGIKVEKNKYYLVNLNADPSLNELLVYYLKERTLIGGRSISGQQPDIQLSGLGIQPEHCVITIEDSGLFMEPVQGARCFVNGSAASEKTPLQNGDRILWGNHHFFRVNSPRVGNNASMCASEPQTPAQLIDYNFARDEIMQNELSNDPIQTAIARLERQHEEDKQVALEKQRQEYERQFQQLRNILSPSTPYAPYAPYDPLRMGKVTPNTPTSQMRVEKWAQERDEMFRRSLGQLKTDIMRANSLVQEANFLAEEMEKKTKFSVTLQIPPANLSPNRRRGAFVSEPAILVKRTNSGSQIWSMEKLENKLIDMREMYQEHKERILNGLDDDNGKPQDPFYESQENHNLIGVANVYLEVLFHDVKLDYHTPIISQQGEVAGRLQVEIQRVAGQMPQDRMCESVSETSSADSRDEYDDPVDPMANQITCRVTIKCASGLPLSLSNFVFCQYTFWGHQEMVVPVINAESTAHDQNMVFKFEHTQDFTVNINEEFLEHCIEGALSIEVWGHRSAGFSKSKGWEVEQQQAKARSLVDRWAELSRKIELWVEIHELNDNGEYSPVEVTNRNEVLTGGIYQLRQGQQRRVNVRVKPVQNSGTLPIICQSIVNVAIGSVTVRSRLQRPLDSYQEEDLTVLREKWSEALGRRRQYLDQQIQMLIKKEEKNEQERERELSLVHQWVSLTEERNAVLVPAPGSGIPGAPASWEPPSGMEPHVPVLFLNLNGDDLSAQNTNDELSISGINSILSKEHGHKFYTLQILQHLDKDVCCVASWDSSMHDSQALNRVTEANERIYLILRTTVRLSHPAPMDLVLRKRLSINIKKGQTLTDRLKKFRLVRGENAIWQSGVTYEVVSNIPKASEELEDRESLAQLAASGDDCSACDGETYIEKYTRGVSAVESILILDRLRQNVAVKELETAHGQPLSMRKTVSVPNFSQAVKDTTTTGSIMRFDASMESLLNVGRSESFADLNNTALGNKFTPAHSGAGPGAGGVIRNRHSFGGKGSTDDSPGKAFGIARPTFLNLNLNLNTLRIAPTKPSPATSKLLGMRMTTLHEEPLGGHRSLDEEPEDSYSDSEYAAEYEQERQQNRGLATRSRLTASKTMDSFMDVSSHSNQSYLSYTSSANANMKHLTGLATLSMSSSTSSGYGSQAVSCNNLSNEDITSMRSMSIDETPDFDRINSNSPPNRQARVNPFLKDMPKAKTLEAESKKLQQTLTHPLEQSESKENAQSDDECEQLQRNNNNNVNAKLPVTELPQESVQEQQPQPQQQEEEEEEQQPLTHATEHVTDNQNGNKSIEMDNSLDTSEIIESAEQQLEGDGIVREQLPEGKVMRRKKSTTQTPNNCDSSNNNNGNGNGNGNVNHTNHVTRNNQRASVAKMEGLGAYLDVNTSVMSSSTEVEDESKELDVSLPEWIVVGESVLIRPYNTSGVVSFVGTTHFQPGAWIGVELDTPTGKNDGSVQGIQYFQCKPKHGIFVRADKLLLDKRGRAMRAYKAAEKSNSISKEMSSSMTRSKSRGESLNVSARK
- the LOC117572713 gene encoding kinesin-like protein KIF13A isoform X2 — encoded protein: MSSDKIKVAVRVRPFNRREIELGTKCIVEMDKQQTILQNPPTLEKMERKQPKTFAFDHCFYSLNPEDDSFASQETVFDCVGRDILDNAFQGYNACIFAYGQTGSGKSYTMMGSQESKGIIPRLCDKLFSAIANKSTPELMYKVEVSYMEIYNEKVHDLLDPKPNKQSLKVREHNVLGPYVDGLSQLAVTSYQDIDNLMTEGNKSRTVAATNMNAESSRSHAVFSVVLTQILTDQATGVSGEKVSRMSLVDLAGSERAVKTGAVGDRLKEGSNINKSLTTLGLVISKLADQSNGKKGANDKFVPYRDSVLTWLLKDNLGGNSKTVMVATISPSADNYEETLSTLRYADRAKRIVNHAVVNEDPNARIIRELRHEVETLRSMLKHATGSPVGDVQDKLAESENLMKQISQTWEEKLVKTERIQNERQQALEQMGISVQASGIKVEKNKYYLVNLNADPSLNELLVYYLKERTLIGGRSISGQQPDIQLSGLGIQPEHCVITIEDSGLFMEPVQGARCFVNGSAASEKTPLQNGDRILWGNHHFFRVNSPRVGNNASMCASEPQTPAQLIDYNFARDEIMQNELSNDPIQTAIARLERQHEEDKQVALEKQRQEYERQFQQLRNILSPSTPYAPYAPYDPLRMGKVTPNTPTSQMRVEKWAQERDEMFRRSLGQLKTDIMRANSLVQEANFLAEEMEKKTKFSVTLQIPPANLSPNRRRGAFVSEPAILVKRTNSGSQIWSMEKLENKLIDMREMYQEHKERILNGLPLIETFSDDEFDDKDDDNGKPQDPFYESQENHNLIGVANVYLEVLFHDVKLDYHTPIISQQGEVAGRLQVEIQRVAGQMPQDRMCESVSETSSADSRDEYDDPVDPMANQITCRVTIKCASGLPLSLSNFVFCQYTFWGHQEMVVPVINAESTAHDQNMVFKFEHTQDFTVNINEEFLEHCIEGALSIEVWGHRSAGFSKSKGWEVEQQQAKARSLVDRWAELSRKIELWVEIHELNDNGEYSPVEVTNRNEVLTGGIYQLRQGQQRRVNVRVKPVQNSGTLPIICQSIVNVAIGSVTVRSRLQRPLDSYQEEDLTVLREKWSEALGRRRQYLDQQIQMLIKKEEKNEQERERELSLVHQWVSLTEERNAVLVPAPGSGIPGAPASWEPPSGMEPHVPVLFLNLNGDDLSAQNTNDELSISGINSILSKEHGHKFYTLQILQHLDKDVCCVASWDSSMHDSQALNRVTEANERIYLILRTTVRLSHPAPMDLVLRKRLSINIKKGQTLTDRLKKFRLVRGENAIWQSGVTYEVVSNIPKASEELEDRESLAQLAASGDDCSACDGETYIEKYTRGVSAVESILILDRLRQNVAVKELETAHGQPLSMRKTVSVPNFSQAVKDTTTTGSIMRFDASMESLLNVGRSESFADLNNTALGNKFTPAHSGAGPGAGGVIRNRHSFGGKGSTDDSPGKAFGIARPTFLNLNLNLNTLRIAPTKPSPATSKLLGMRMTTLHEEPLGGHRSLDEEPEDSYSDSEYAAEYEQERQQNRGLATRSRLTASKTMDSFMDVSSHSNQSYLSYTSSANANMKHLTGLATLSMSSSTSSGYGSQAVSCNNLSNEDITSMRSMSIDETPDFDRINSNSPPNRQARVNPFLKDMPKAKTLEAESKKLQQTLTHPLEQSESKENAQSDDECEQLQRNNNNNVNAKLPVTELPQESVQEQQPQPQQQEEEEEEQQPLTHATEHVTDNQNGNKSIEMDNSLDTSEIIESAEQQLEGDGIVREQLPEGKVMRRKKSTTQTPNNCDSSNNNNGNGNGNGNVNHTNHVTRNNQRASVAKMEGLGAYLDVNTSVMSSSTEVEDESKELDVSLPEWIVVGESVLIRPYNTSGVVSFVGTTHFQPGAWIGVELDTPTGKNDGSVQGIQYFQCKPKHGIFVRADKLLLDKRGRAMRAYKAAEKSNSISKEMSSSMTRSKSRGESLNVSARK